Proteins co-encoded in one Anopheles moucheti chromosome X, idAnoMoucSN_F20_07, whole genome shotgun sequence genomic window:
- the LOC128306636 gene encoding uncharacterized protein LOC128306636 — translation MSFGAVILSLLLLLLPEASDAAARPSTDLGRSRLNQPVTNSQPMRTLGTLGILFGAIEAEAAIERRLERLLHDLDDSPANKQQQQRVRRAVAGTLQRAQVAMEILGTGLELAASRQPDASSGDFRRVLLTRTQEMLSGKRSTARIGMKPSSSESSEGLADVRRQVDQQLGEMRRQLASHLKRTVRTLDDANGLQATNLATSLGSELIQRLLLQTLPKPVRFQELIEGGLKLHLERIFRSRRQDETEPATNEIAVSVDTSPGGSESKESESSEEDEGPGGLVGLIASLSGGDEGSDVGALIGSLSAVVTNLFGPGGLDVPGLLGTGTSLIAGLLGGDDNFGKVLGSYVGIAIEGLSGGGADMNGAFFGNFLGALIAALSSDPEDDNLPLKPKLFVQNFFTGLEEAKRKADPNSDAEQCCQNKGGSDLFAFIGNIVSSVVGGITSLVLNASLGSSGGSSQGSADASGASSAGSSGGSGDHPAM, via the exons ATGTCATTCGGTGCTGTTATTCTGTcgctgttgttattgttgctgcCGGAGGCAAGCGATGCAGCAGCTCGTCCATCAACCGATCTGGGTAGATCGCGCCTCAATCAACCAGTGACCAATTCGCAACCGATGCGTACGCTCGGCACGCTGGGCATACTGTTCGGTGCGATCGAAGCGGAAGCCGCCATCGAGCGTCGGCTTGAACGGTTGCTGCACGATCTGGATGACTCGCCCGCCaataaacagcaacaacagcggGTACGGCGTGCCGTGGCCGGAACGCTGCAGCGAGCTCAAGTAGCGATGGAGATTCTGGGGACGGGGCTCGAGCTGGCTGCTTCCCGCCAACCGGACGCATCATCCGGTGACTTCAGACGGGTGCTGCTCACCCGCACACAG GAAATGCTCTCCGGTAAACGTTCCACGGCACGGATCGGGATGAAACCGTCGAGTAGTGAATCATCCGAAGGGTTGGCCGACGTGAGGCGGCAGGTTGATCAACAGCTCGGTGAAATGCGCCGGCAACTCGCATCCCACCTGAAGCGCACCGTACGTACCCTCGATGATGCCAACGGTTTGCAGGCGACGAACCTGGCCACATCGCTTGGAAGCGAGTTAATTCAACGGTTGCTGCTACAGACGCTCCCGAAACCCGTACGCTTCCAGGAGCTTATCGAAGGTGGGCTAAAGCTGCACCTGGAGCGCATATTCCGCAGCCGGCGGCAGGATGAAACGGAGCCGGCAACGAACGAAATCGCCGTCTCGGTGGACACATCGCCCGGTGGTTCCGAGTCGAAGGAGTCCGAATCGTCCGAAGAGGACGAAGGTCCCGGCGGTTTGGTGGGGTTGATTGCGAGCCTGAGCGGTGGCGATGAAGGATCCGATGTCGGTGCGCTGATCGGTTCCCTATCGGCGGTGGTAACCAACCTGTTTGGG CCGGGAGGATTGGACGTGCCGGGGTTGCTCGGAACGGGCACCTCCCTGATTGCCGGACTGCTCGGT GGTGATGACAATTTTGGCAAAGTGCTGGGCAGTTACGTCGGTATCGCGATCGAGGGTCTCTCCGGTGGTGGTGCG GACATGAACGGTGCGTTCTTTGGCAACTTCCTCGGTGCACTTATCGCTGCACTCAGCTCG GATCCAGAGGATGATAATCTTCCCCTCAAGCCGAAGCTGTTCGTGCAAAACTTCTTCACCGGGCTGGAGGAAGCGAAGCGGAAGGCAGATCCGAACAGTGATGCGGAGCAGTGTTGCCAGAACAAGGGCGGTTCGGATCTGTTTGCGTTCATCGGCAATATTGTGTCGTCGGTTGTTGGTGGTATCACCAGCCTGGTGCTGAACGCATCCCTCGGTTCATCCGGCGGTTCCTCCCAGGGGTCGGCGGATGCGTCCGGTGCTTCGTCGGCCggcagcagtggaggatcaggAGACCATCCGGCCATGTAA